In Shouchella patagoniensis, the following are encoded in one genomic region:
- a CDS encoding YjcZ family sporulation protein, with protein MSGGYGGGFALIVVLFILLVIVGASWF; from the coding sequence ATGAGCGGCGGATATGGCGGAGGTTTCGCACTTATCGTTGTTTTGTTCATCTTGCTCGTAATTGTAGGAGCAAGCTGGTTCTAA
- a CDS encoding ABC transporter transmembrane domain-containing protein: MRVFLDLSWFFKRHWLAYLIGVLVLAVVSFLTLVPPRVIGMVVDLINTDSLTQVTLLRFVALILGIGLVLYILRFIWRILIFGASLKLARHIRNDLYTHYTKMPDSLYHKRTTGNLMAISTNDVRAVQATAGEGVLTIVDAILLGGMVIGTMAITISWKLTLITLLPLPLMAILTSYYGSLLHKRFGVAQAAFSSLNDTVQENINGIKVMKAFGQEQAENERFRKQSAIVVDKNMRVAKVDALFDPTISGVIGVCYILAISFGARYVLADELTIGQLTTFVVYLGLLIWPMLALGMFFNVVERGRASYDRIREVLQNQTDLNEFPGAIDKKIIGDLKVDINSFHYDGNSSAVLTDVCFELKAGQTLGIVGKTGSGKTTLLSLLQRNMDVSKGAIYLDSINLKQYKLRRVKEVFGIVPQEHFLFSATISENVAFAKPQATIAEIISACQLACVHEDILRFPDGYETLVGERGVTLSGGQKQRISIARAILSSPAILMLDDSLSAVDAKTEERILNALRKHHKEQTLIMTAHRLSAISHANLILVMENGGIAQAGTHHELMRQGGWYKEMYERQKLETIVEQGG, encoded by the coding sequence ATGCGTGTTTTTTTAGATTTAAGCTGGTTTTTTAAACGACATTGGCTTGCTTATTTAATTGGAGTGTTGGTACTTGCAGTGGTTTCTTTTTTAACACTCGTCCCCCCAAGGGTTATTGGAATGGTTGTTGATCTAATTAATACCGATTCATTAACGCAAGTAACTTTGTTACGGTTTGTCGCTCTAATTCTGGGCATTGGTTTAGTTTTATACATATTACGTTTTATTTGGCGAATTCTTATTTTTGGCGCATCTTTAAAACTTGCCCGACACATTCGCAATGATTTATATACACACTATACAAAAATGCCAGACTCTTTATATCATAAGCGAACAACAGGGAATTTAATGGCGATCTCTACAAATGATGTTCGTGCTGTGCAGGCCACAGCAGGTGAGGGTGTATTGACTATTGTTGATGCGATCTTATTAGGTGGTATGGTGATAGGTACGATGGCAATTACAATTAGTTGGAAATTAACGTTAATTACATTGTTACCGCTACCATTAATGGCGATATTGACTAGTTATTATGGTTCATTACTACATAAACGGTTTGGAGTTGCACAAGCTGCTTTTAGTTCATTAAATGATACCGTACAAGAAAATATTAATGGTATAAAAGTAATGAAAGCGTTTGGGCAGGAGCAGGCAGAGAATGAGCGGTTCCGTAAACAATCAGCCATTGTTGTGGATAAAAATATGCGTGTTGCAAAAGTTGATGCGTTATTTGATCCAACAATAAGTGGCGTTATCGGAGTTTGCTATATTCTTGCCATTTCTTTTGGGGCGCGCTATGTACTAGCTGATGAACTGACAATTGGACAGTTGACGACTTTTGTTGTTTATTTAGGATTATTAATTTGGCCAATGCTAGCGTTAGGAATGTTTTTTAATGTTGTTGAAAGAGGGCGTGCTTCTTACGATCGAATTCGTGAGGTGTTGCAAAATCAAACCGATTTAAATGAGTTTCCTGGGGCAATTGATAAAAAAATTATTGGTGATTTAAAGGTGGATATAAACTCCTTTCATTACGATGGAAACAGTTCTGCTGTTTTGACTGATGTGTGTTTTGAATTAAAAGCAGGACAAACTTTGGGGATAGTCGGCAAAACAGGAAGTGGAAAAACGACATTATTGTCTCTACTACAAAGAAATATGGATGTATCTAAAGGTGCAATTTACCTTGATTCAATTAACCTTAAACAATACAAGTTACGCCGAGTAAAAGAAGTGTTTGGAATTGTGCCACAAGAGCATTTTTTATTTTCTGCAACAATTTCAGAAAACGTTGCATTTGCCAAACCGCAGGCAACAATCGCGGAAATTATAAGTGCTTGTCAACTTGCATGTGTCCATGAAGATATTCTACGTTTTCCAGATGGCTATGAAACCTTAGTTGGCGAAAGAGGAGTGACTTTATCGGGTGGTCAAAAGCAACGCATCTCGATAGCAAGAGCGATTCTGAGTAGTCCGGCCATTCTAATGCTCGACGATTCATTATCTGCAGTAGATGCAAAAACGGAAGAAAGAATTTTAAATGCATTAAGGAAGCATCACAAGGAACAAACACTTATTATGACTGCACACCGATTAAGTGCGATCAGTCACGCCAATTTAATTTTAGTGATGGAAAACGGCGGTATTGCGCAAGCTGGAACTCATCATGAATTGATGAGGCAAGGTGGTTGGTATAAAGAAATGTATGAACGCCAAAAGCTTGAAACGATCGTGGAGCAAGGAGGCTGA
- the sspN gene encoding small acid-soluble spore protein N, with protein sequence MSQKKQFAQFTPDDLGRQSRKSDRNNGKKVANKSHQQPDYVPPKG encoded by the coding sequence TTGAGTCAAAAAAAACAATTTGCACAGTTTACACCGGATGATTTAGGAAGACAGTCGCGAAAATCAGATCGAAATAACGGTAAGAAAGTAGCGAACAAATCTCATCAGCAACCCGACTATGTCCCTCCAAAAGGATAA
- a CDS encoding efflux RND transporter permease subunit, protein MTNFSIRRPVFTIVGMIFFIIMGIVSVTRLPLQLLPEINPPVAAIATSYPNVNPQEVQDGVTIPIENRMASISGLENMTSNTSEGSSIIVLEFDWSSSIEDVELDIINALRQIDLPDGAGEPSFLKFDPAMFPMMQLAVTSNGEISEFQDDVLDLEQEIIQVPGVASVNESGSLTEVISIQLNQDSLVEENLSQETVVNALQAHNVSMPGGVVEQDDLSLTTRVISELISLDEIRELVVGVDPESGSEVTIDDVGSVDIVTEDQESLTRANQEPAISLSIMQESSANTTQTSNAVNDRLQELQGDSEFEDLDVVMLYDEGDFINSAIQSVATALLIGGLLAMIVLFFFLRNLKTPLIIGLAIPFSVIVTFAFMFFLDIGLNIMTLGGLALGIGLIVDNAIVVIENIYRHLAKGKEPKQAASDGTKEVLGAIVASTLTTISVFLPIVFISGIVGNLFRELALTVSFSLLSSLLVAITVVPMIASRVLKTPRESSEEQRRNTKTMKSLEKMTHWSLGHRKTVIATTLALLVAGGIGLSTVGVELIPESDQGSFTIDVEMETGTSLTRTTEAVEQIEEVLSDYQEISDYVSIIGSSGGSPGETGEAHTAQITVSMIPLDDRTISAAQFIESIERDIERADEDAEVRAYTQTAAMSGEANTVPFTIAYSDRNALYDVANEIEEELLNESMIREVQLSIEDQIPEIVINVDQEAARDSGLTPVEIANQVSQATRGETALTVQISSEDESSQIYEVAVGLDSSFTETVEDLENLAITTQEGTVVSLIDVAEVTEGESPATIQRADQEEAVEITVGYIAGTALSDVSIAIEDVVDEVELPEGATFSFGGEQEILDDAIGSMVLALILAIVFIYLIMAAQFESFKLPFIMLMTVPLVLIGVTIALTITQTAIGVTAFIGIIILVGVVVNNGIVMLDFVNQQKKKGLGTYDALVESVQLRTRPIIMTSATAILGMVPIAFGFGEGAELQQPMAIAVIGGLVSSTLLTLVFIPVLYSLFDRETRSNKGPRYVTIDGEFYEVDENNRAIKTLPAYDRTEDSREVKEFTDEEFGTKEQKQNSQNIGTDLSREDIVNLLESIVEKSKKDSDEK, encoded by the coding sequence ATGACAAATTTTTCGATCCGGAGACCTGTGTTCACGATAGTAGGTATGATCTTCTTTATAATTATGGGGATCGTATCTGTTACACGGCTGCCATTGCAGCTTTTACCGGAAATTAACCCACCGGTAGCTGCAATAGCGACAAGTTATCCAAATGTAAACCCTCAAGAAGTCCAAGACGGAGTAACCATTCCGATTGAAAATCGAATGGCTAGTATCTCTGGTTTGGAGAACATGACATCTAATACGTCAGAAGGTTCATCTATTATCGTTTTAGAATTTGACTGGAGCAGCTCAATTGAAGATGTTGAACTTGATATTATTAATGCCCTAAGGCAAATTGATTTGCCAGATGGTGCAGGTGAACCGAGTTTTCTGAAATTTGATCCAGCTATGTTTCCGATGATGCAGCTAGCAGTCACTTCAAATGGAGAAATTTCTGAATTCCAAGATGATGTATTGGATCTTGAACAAGAGATTATTCAAGTTCCAGGTGTAGCGAGTGTGAATGAATCAGGTAGCTTGACCGAAGTTATATCAATTCAACTAAATCAAGACTCATTAGTTGAAGAAAACCTTTCACAAGAAACGGTTGTTAATGCGTTGCAAGCACACAATGTTTCCATGCCTGGTGGCGTAGTGGAACAAGATGATTTAAGTTTAACGACTAGGGTGATTAGTGAATTAATAAGCCTAGATGAAATAAGGGAACTTGTTGTTGGAGTTGACCCTGAAAGTGGCTCTGAAGTAACTATTGATGATGTAGGATCCGTTGATATTGTAACGGAAGATCAAGAAAGTTTAACGCGAGCGAATCAAGAGCCTGCGATTAGTTTATCCATTATGCAAGAATCAAGTGCGAATACAACACAAACATCTAACGCTGTTAATGATCGCTTGCAAGAGCTTCAGGGTGATAGCGAATTTGAGGATTTAGATGTTGTCATGCTTTATGATGAAGGAGATTTCATTAATTCTGCAATCCAAAGTGTAGCAACGGCCTTGTTAATAGGTGGCCTTTTGGCAATGATTGTTTTGTTTTTCTTCCTTCGCAATTTGAAAACACCACTGATTATTGGTTTAGCGATCCCATTTTCAGTTATTGTTACATTCGCTTTTATGTTCTTCTTAGACATTGGTTTGAACATTATGACGTTAGGCGGATTAGCATTAGGAATTGGTCTTATCGTTGATAACGCTATCGTTGTCATTGAAAATATTTATCGCCATCTTGCAAAAGGAAAAGAGCCAAAGCAAGCGGCATCGGACGGAACAAAAGAGGTTCTAGGAGCCATTGTTGCGTCTACATTGACGACCATATCTGTATTTTTACCAATTGTTTTTATTAGTGGCATTGTCGGAAACTTGTTTAGAGAGCTCGCTCTAACCGTTTCGTTTAGTTTATTATCCTCTCTTCTTGTAGCTATTACGGTGGTACCAATGATTGCGAGTCGAGTCTTAAAGACGCCTCGTGAGAGTTCAGAAGAACAGCGTCGAAATACGAAGACCATGAAGTCGCTCGAAAAAATGACACATTGGTCATTGGGGCATCGCAAGACGGTTATTGCAACAACGCTTGCTTTACTTGTTGCTGGAGGAATTGGGCTCTCCACTGTGGGGGTTGAATTAATTCCAGAAAGTGACCAAGGTTCATTCACCATTGATGTTGAAATGGAAACAGGCACAAGTCTAACACGGACAACTGAAGCGGTTGAACAGATAGAAGAGGTGCTTAGTGACTATCAAGAAATAAGTGATTATGTAAGCATTATTGGCTCAAGTGGAGGGTCCCCTGGAGAAACTGGAGAAGCACATACGGCTCAAATTACAGTCTCGATGATCCCGTTAGATGATCGGACGATTTCGGCAGCACAATTTATTGAGTCGATTGAACGGGATATAGAGAGAGCGGATGAAGACGCCGAAGTGAGAGCTTATACACAAACAGCCGCAATGAGCGGTGAAGCTAATACGGTTCCGTTTACAATCGCGTATTCAGATCGTAATGCGCTTTATGATGTAGCGAATGAAATTGAAGAAGAATTGCTAAATGAGTCGATGATTCGTGAAGTGCAATTAAGTATCGAAGACCAGATTCCAGAAATTGTGATTAATGTTGATCAAGAGGCAGCGAGAGATTCTGGATTAACCCCTGTAGAGATTGCAAATCAAGTAAGTCAAGCAACTAGGGGAGAAACGGCTCTGACGGTGCAGATTAGCAGCGAAGACGAAAGTTCACAAATTTATGAAGTTGCAGTTGGGTTAGACTCCTCGTTTACAGAAACAGTAGAAGATCTTGAGAATTTGGCTATTACTACTCAAGAAGGTACTGTTGTTTCATTAATAGATGTTGCGGAAGTGACAGAAGGAGAGTCACCTGCAACAATCCAGCGTGCAGATCAAGAAGAAGCTGTTGAAATAACGGTTGGCTATATAGCCGGAACGGCTTTAAGTGACGTTTCGATTGCTATTGAAGATGTTGTTGATGAAGTAGAGCTTCCTGAAGGTGCAACTTTCTCTTTCGGAGGGGAACAAGAAATTCTTGATGATGCTATAGGAAGTATGGTTCTAGCGCTTATTCTTGCAATTGTGTTCATTTATTTAATTATGGCAGCGCAATTCGAGTCGTTTAAACTACCGTTTATTATGCTTATGACGGTACCACTTGTTTTAATTGGCGTGACAATTGCATTGACAATTACACAAACAGCTATAGGAGTAACGGCTTTTATCGGAATTATCATCTTGGTTGGTGTTGTTGTTAATAACGGAATTGTCATGCTTGATTTTGTTAATCAACAAAAGAAAAAAGGGTTAGGCACATACGATGCATTAGTTGAATCGGTTCAATTACGTACAAGACCTATAATCATGACATCAGCTACCGCAATTCTTGGTATGGTTCCAATTGCTTTTGGGTTTGGTGAAGGGGCGGAGCTACAACAGCCAATGGCGATTGCAGTGATAGGTGGTTTGGTGAGTAGTACGTTGTTAACATTAGTGTTTATACCTGTTCTTTATAGTTTGTTTGATCGTGAAACACGTTCAAACAAAGGGCCTCGCTATGTAACCATTGATGGAGAGTTTTATGAAGTGGATGAAAACAATCGAGCGATAAAAACGTTGCCTGCCTATGACAGAACTGAGGATTCAAGAGAGGTTAAAGAATTTACTGACGAAGAGTTTGGAACGAAAGAGCAAAAGCAAAATAGCCAAAACATCGGTACGGATTTAAGCAGAGAAGATATTGTGAACTTACTTGAATCAATTGTAGAAAAGTCAAAAAAAGATAGTGATGAGAAATAA
- a CDS encoding ABC transporter ATP-binding protein, which produces MKHTDEVLSGKQQRAVFIRLMGYARVHSKKLIIAIGIMMVAASAELVQPILIAHFIDDYLTPEVFLTEPLVMLAGVYLFLLILAVCCQYFQSLLFQRIALQIVQALRIDVFRNVQKLGLSFFDRMPGGGLVSRITNDTEAIKELYLSVLAVFIKNGIFMIGTFIAMFYLNSTLALYCLIFLPLLLMIIHLYRKVSSKFYEQVSAKVSEINAKMSESIQGMAIIQVFRQERRMRREFAKTNDQHYAAGLKAMKADGLLLRPIVDVLSLLAISIVLLFFGFESFIGPVELGVLYAFINYLDRFFEPVNQIMQRLSLFQQAIVSAGRVFKLMDQTEYAPCQNGDFLPTKTRGTVAFTDVTFSYDGKTTVLKDITFAAQKGQTIALVGHTGSGKSSIINLLMRFYPLTSGSVTIDGNALSSFSEKELRERLGLVLQDSFMYSGTIMSNITLGRPGYTEEDVWAACQFVGADRFIEKLPGAYQAKVSERGATFSSGERQLLSFARTMLANPDILVLDEATANVDTETEEAIQQALARMQTNRTTIAIAHRLSTIKHADLIIVLHQGEIVEQGNHDRLLEAGGLYHKMYLLQAREQVIA; this is translated from the coding sequence ATGAAACATACAGATGAAGTGCTTTCTGGAAAGCAACAAAGAGCAGTCTTTATCCGTTTGATGGGATACGCTCGAGTTCATAGTAAGAAACTAATCATCGCAATTGGTATTATGATGGTAGCTGCAAGCGCGGAATTAGTGCAGCCAATCTTAATTGCTCATTTTATTGATGATTATCTTACACCAGAAGTGTTTCTAACCGAACCACTAGTTATGCTTGCGGGAGTGTATTTATTTCTATTAATATTGGCCGTATGTTGTCAATATTTTCAAAGTCTGCTTTTTCAACGAATTGCATTGCAAATCGTGCAAGCGCTACGGATAGATGTATTTAGAAATGTCCAAAAGTTAGGGCTTTCCTTTTTTGACCGCATGCCCGGTGGAGGATTAGTGTCACGAATTACAAATGACACGGAAGCGATTAAAGAATTGTATTTGAGTGTGTTAGCCGTTTTTATAAAAAATGGAATTTTTATGATAGGTACATTTATAGCGATGTTTTACTTAAACTCAACTTTAGCACTGTACTGCCTTATTTTCTTACCACTTTTATTAATGATCATTCATTTGTACCGTAAAGTTAGCTCAAAATTTTATGAACAAGTAAGTGCTAAAGTAAGTGAGATTAATGCTAAAATGAGTGAATCGATCCAAGGGATGGCAATCATTCAAGTTTTCCGTCAAGAAAGAAGAATGCGTCGAGAATTCGCTAAAACGAATGATCAACATTATGCTGCGGGTTTGAAAGCGATGAAAGCTGATGGATTATTGCTTCGGCCGATTGTTGATGTTTTAAGCTTACTCGCCATATCAATTGTATTACTCTTTTTTGGGTTCGAGTCTTTTATCGGACCGGTTGAACTAGGCGTGCTCTATGCTTTTATTAATTATTTAGATCGCTTTTTTGAACCAGTTAATCAAATTATGCAACGACTTTCCTTATTTCAGCAGGCAATTGTGTCTGCTGGGAGGGTATTTAAATTGATGGATCAAACTGAATATGCGCCTTGTCAAAATGGAGATTTTCTTCCGACCAAGACAAGAGGAACCGTGGCGTTTACGGATGTTACATTCTCTTACGATGGGAAAACGACTGTATTAAAAGATATCACATTCGCTGCTCAAAAAGGCCAGACAATTGCATTAGTCGGACATACTGGAAGTGGTAAAAGTTCTATCATCAATTTATTAATGAGATTTTATCCGTTAACAAGTGGATCAGTTACAATTGATGGAAACGCATTGTCTTCATTCAGCGAGAAAGAATTACGGGAAAGATTGGGACTTGTTTTGCAAGATTCGTTTATGTATAGTGGGACAATTATGAGTAACATTACGCTAGGTCGACCTGGCTATACAGAAGAGGATGTTTGGGCCGCATGTCAGTTTGTAGGCGCAGATCGTTTTATTGAGAAATTACCAGGTGCTTATCAAGCAAAAGTAAGCGAGCGAGGGGCAACATTCTCTAGTGGAGAAAGACAATTATTATCTTTTGCCAGAACGATGCTTGCAAATCCAGATATATTAGTATTGGATGAGGCCACAGCAAATGTGGATACGGAGACGGAAGAAGCAATTCAACAAGCTTTAGCAAGAATGCAAACAAATCGCACGACAATTGCTATTGCTCATCGTCTTTCAACAATCAAACATGCGGATTTAATAATAGTTCTTCACCAAGGAGAGATTGTGGAGCAAGGCAATCATGATCGCTTGCTTGAAGCGGGTGGTTTATACCATAAAATGTATTTACTACAAGCTAGAGAACAAGTTATTGCTTAA
- a CDS encoding YneF family protein, whose amino-acid sequence MVWHIIGYTVAVLAGVAIGFFIARKTMMSYLKKNPPINEQMLRVMMQQMGQNPSQKKITQMMKAMQKQQSK is encoded by the coding sequence ATGGTTTGGCATATTATTGGTTACACTGTCGCTGTTTTAGCTGGGGTGGCAATTGGCTTCTTTATTGCTCGTAAGACTATGATGTCTTATTTGAAGAAAAACCCGCCAATTAATGAACAAATGCTACGTGTTATGATGCAACAAATGGGACAAAACCCGTCGCAAAAGAAAATTACTCAAATGATGAAAGCAATGCAAAAGCAACAGTCTAAATAA
- the acnA gene encoding aconitate hydratase AcnA, whose translation MSKNLDVFKARSSFDLNGKTYHYYALEALEKAGLGEVSKLPYSVKVLLESVLRQFDDYVIKKEHVENLVKWGTKDQKEIDVPFKPSRVILQDFTGVPAVVDLAALRKAMADLGGDPEQINPEIPVDLVIDHSVQVDKFGTTDSLLYNMNREFERNGERYEFLSWAKKAFDNYNAVPPATGIVHQVNLEYIANVVHAIEQDGELIAFPDSLVGTDSHTTMINGLGVLGWGVGGIEAEAGMLGQPSYFPVPEVIGLKFTGSMPSGTTATDVALKVTQVLRKKNVVGKFVEYFGPGLADMPLADRATISNMAPEYGATCGFFPVDEEALNYLRLTGRSEEQIDLVREYNKANGLWYVPGETPDPTYTDIVEVDLSEIHANLSGPKRPQDLIELPKMKKLFHEAVVAPAGNQGLGLDKKEFDKTVDVTYNDGRKTTMKTGSVAIAAITSCTNTSNPYVLVAAGLVAKKADELGLEVPEYVKTSLAPGSKVVTGYLNDSGLMPYLENLGFNLVGYGCTTCIGNSGPLEDEIEAAIADNDLTVTSVLSGNRNFEGRIHPLVKANYLASPPLVVAYALAGTVDIDLLTDPISTNKDGKPVYFKDIWPTTEEVRAIVDKTVTPELFRREYADVFTSNERWNQIDTTDDSLYKWDDESTYIANPPFFEGLAKDPEEVKPLGGLRIIGKFGDSVTTDHISPAGAIGKNTPAGKFLMDKGVKPADFNSYGSRRGNHDVMMRGTFANIRIRNQIAPGTEGGFTTYWPTGEVMSIYDAAMKYKDDNTGLVVIAGQDYGMGSSRDWAAKGTNLLGIKTVIAESYERIHRSNLVLMGVLPLQFKDGEGAETLGLTGKETISVAIDNSVKPRDHVKVTAVAEDGTKTEFEVLVRFDSDVDVDYYRHGGILQMVLRDKLATV comes from the coding sequence ATGTCAAAAAACTTAGATGTGTTTAAAGCTCGGTCTTCTTTTGATTTAAATGGAAAAACGTACCATTACTATGCACTTGAGGCACTTGAAAAGGCAGGATTAGGAGAGGTAAGCAAACTTCCGTATTCAGTGAAGGTGTTGCTTGAATCCGTATTAAGACAATTTGACGACTATGTAATAAAAAAAGAGCATGTAGAGAACCTCGTTAAATGGGGGACAAAGGATCAAAAAGAAATAGATGTTCCTTTTAAACCATCACGTGTTATTCTGCAGGATTTTACAGGTGTTCCAGCAGTTGTAGATCTTGCTGCACTTAGAAAAGCAATGGCTGATCTCGGTGGAGACCCAGAGCAGATTAATCCTGAAATTCCAGTTGATCTTGTTATTGACCACTCAGTACAAGTTGATAAGTTTGGAACAACGGATTCATTACTTTATAACATGAACCGTGAGTTTGAACGCAATGGGGAACGGTATGAATTTCTTAGCTGGGCGAAAAAAGCATTTGATAACTATAATGCAGTTCCACCAGCGACGGGAATCGTTCACCAAGTAAACTTGGAGTACATAGCAAATGTGGTCCATGCGATTGAACAAGACGGTGAGTTGATCGCGTTTCCAGATTCATTAGTTGGGACAGATTCTCATACAACAATGATAAACGGTCTTGGCGTTTTAGGTTGGGGTGTAGGTGGAATTGAAGCAGAAGCAGGAATGCTTGGACAACCTTCTTATTTCCCTGTGCCTGAAGTAATTGGATTGAAATTCACTGGTTCAATGCCAAGTGGTACAACTGCAACTGACGTTGCGTTAAAAGTAACGCAAGTCTTACGTAAGAAAAATGTTGTAGGAAAGTTTGTTGAATATTTTGGTCCAGGGTTAGCTGATATGCCACTTGCAGATCGTGCGACAATCTCAAATATGGCTCCAGAGTATGGTGCTACTTGTGGATTTTTCCCAGTAGATGAAGAAGCGCTTAATTATTTGCGTTTAACGGGACGTTCTGAAGAACAGATTGACTTGGTACGAGAATACAACAAAGCTAATGGATTATGGTATGTCCCAGGCGAGACACCTGATCCAACATATACAGATATCGTTGAAGTTGATTTATCAGAAATTCATGCAAATCTATCTGGTCCAAAACGTCCACAAGATTTGATTGAACTTCCTAAAATGAAAAAATTATTCCATGAAGCTGTTGTTGCCCCTGCTGGTAACCAAGGTCTTGGTTTAGATAAGAAAGAGTTTGATAAAACCGTTGATGTTACTTACAATGACGGACGTAAAACAACAATGAAAACAGGTTCAGTTGCAATTGCAGCCATTACGAGTTGTACAAACACTTCTAATCCTTATGTTCTTGTAGCAGCAGGTCTAGTTGCGAAAAAAGCGGATGAATTAGGACTTGAAGTTCCAGAGTATGTTAAAACATCACTTGCACCTGGTTCGAAAGTTGTTACTGGGTATTTAAATGACTCTGGATTAATGCCTTACTTAGAAAACTTAGGCTTTAATCTTGTAGGATACGGTTGTACAACGTGTATTGGTAATTCTGGACCACTTGAGGATGAGATTGAAGCTGCTATTGCGGACAATGACTTGACTGTTACGTCTGTTTTGTCTGGTAATCGTAACTTTGAAGGAAGAATTCATCCACTTGTAAAAGCGAACTATTTAGCTTCTCCTCCATTAGTGGTAGCTTATGCTCTTGCTGGTACTGTCGATATCGATTTATTGACTGATCCGATCTCAACGAATAAAGATGGCAAACCTGTGTACTTTAAAGACATCTGGCCAACTACGGAAGAAGTACGTGCAATTGTTGATAAAACGGTAACGCCAGAGTTGTTCCGTCGCGAGTATGCGGATGTGTTTACAAGCAATGAGCGTTGGAACCAAATTGATACAACGGATGATTCGTTATATAAATGGGATGATGAGTCTACGTATATTGCCAACCCGCCATTCTTTGAAGGCTTAGCAAAAGACCCAGAGGAAGTTAAACCTCTTGGTGGATTACGGATAATTGGTAAGTTTGGTGATTCTGTTACTACTGACCATATTTCTCCTGCAGGGGCGATTGGGAAAAACACGCCAGCTGGTAAATTCTTAATGGACAAAGGTGTTAAACCTGCCGACTTTAACTCTTACGGATCTCGACGTGGAAACCATGATGTAATGATGCGTGGAACGTTTGCAAATATCCGCATCCGTAATCAGATTGCACCAGGCACGGAAGGTGGATTTACGACGTACTGGCCAACTGGTGAAGTAATGTCCATCTATGATGCGGCAATGAAGTACAAGGACGATAACACCGGTCTTGTTGTCATTGCTGGTCAAGATTATGGTATGGGCTCTTCTCGTGACTGGGCTGCAAAAGGAACAAACCTACTTGGTATAAAAACAGTTATCGCTGAAAGTTATGAGCGTATTCACCGTTCAAACTTAGTGCTAATGGGTGTACTTCCATTGCAATTTAAAGATGGAGAAGGCGCTGAGACACTTGGTTTAACAGGAAAAGAAACAATATCTGTAGCGATTGATAACAGCGTAAAGCCTCGTGATCATGTAAAAGTGACAGCAGTAGCTGAAGATGGAACAAAAACTGAGTTTGAAGTGTTAGTTCGTTTTGACAGTGATGTTGATGTTGATTACTATCGTCATGGTGGTATTTTGCAAATGGTTCTTCGTGATAAACTAGCAACTGTCTAA
- a CDS encoding small acid-soluble spore protein P, whose protein sequence is MTEHHTAKSSRRNQPKQAKSGQPEPLSGSHKTKKANHVSQTNGEG, encoded by the coding sequence ATGACCGAACACCACACCGCTAAAAGCAGCCGGCGCAACCAGCCTAAGCAAGCAAAAAGCGGGCAGCCCGAGCCTTTAAGCGGCTCTCATAAAACAAAAAAAGCGAACCACGTTAGTCAAACAAACGGAGAAGGATAA
- a CDS encoding FbpB family small basic protein yields the protein MRRVGRLPFDELVKQNKEKLIQDREEIDRLEERFEQKHALPK from the coding sequence ATGAGACGAGTAGGAAGACTGCCATTTGATGAATTAGTAAAACAGAATAAAGAAAAGTTAATACAGGATCGTGAAGAAATCGATCGATTAGAAGAGAGATTTGAACAAAAACATGCATTACCAAAATAA
- a CDS encoding DUF2621 domain-containing protein — translation MSGWDWFMTLIILWTFILIGLMFIGGFFMFRKFLKRLPKEDGKSVLDWQAYYIDQALPLWKEEQRTLLNELVEPVPELFRDVAKEKIAGKISEIALKEKASTLTLDTIIRGYITATPKKDHKFLIKKLKQKQIDLTPYEHLLDRTTKARGERR, via the coding sequence ATGTCTGGTTGGGATTGGTTTATGACTTTGATTATTTTATGGACATTTATTTTGATCGGACTTATGTTTATTGGCGGCTTTTTTATGTTCCGCAAATTTTTAAAGCGTTTACCAAAAGAAGACGGAAAGTCTGTTCTTGATTGGCAGGCTTATTATATAGATCAAGCATTGCCTCTTTGGAAAGAAGAACAACGCACATTATTAAATGAACTTGTAGAACCTGTACCAGAATTGTTCCGTGATGTCGCAAAAGAAAAAATTGCGGGCAAGATTAGTGAGATTGCATTAAAAGAAAAAGCATCCACGCTTACACTCGATACAATTATTCGTGGTTACATTACTGCAACCCCTAAGAAAGACCATAAGTTTCTTATAAAAAAATTAAAACAAAAACAAATTGACTTAACACCATATGAACATTTGCTAGATCGGACAACTAAAGCGAGAGGAGAAAGGAGATAG